CATTTGGGAAGTATGATCACTTTGTCTGTGAACAATGCCAGAATTACATTGGTAATTTAATAAGTGGATCCTGGACTTTTTCCCTATGTGTCCTTGGTCATGCCAATATTCCATTGACAAGGATACTGTGGAAGTTTCTCAATTCAGTTATGACTTTAAACTGTGCAGGTGCGATTCTGCTGTTTTATCTGGTGTCACGTTGATGCTCTTTGCCAGCATTGTATGGTTAAAATTAGTGTCTTATGCACATACAAGCTATGATATGAGAGCAATTGCCAAATCAAATGAAAAGGTACAGGACATTTTCTTGAAAAGTTTGTATATAATTATTACTCAAAAAAAGTCTCTTGCATAAACAATATATTAAGGAAGGCAAAAAGTGTGTTAATGTTTATGCCTACACAAAGTTCTGTTGGTTctcttgtaaaattttatttttatgtagagGCAATGCTAAATATATCTAGGTGTTAAGGTGGTAATTGAGAATAATAGGGTGGAAGCTGTGCAAGTATCTCATAGTAAACCTTGGTTCCCTTATCAATTCACTGTCACAAATCTATCAAAGCACATTGTATGTGCTCTTCattagtatataaaaaaaagttggtacttctctttctctctcttcctttcttctgTGATAGATGTTTAATATCCTGTGGAAATCCTTCTGATGGGTGGTGAATGATTTTTTGAATGTATTCATGATGTTAGGGGGATGTCCTGGCCAGTACTCTGAATATGGATTGTTCTTACTGTGTTGACTTCAAGTGTTTGGCTTACTTCATGGTTGCCCCAACCTTATGTTACCAGGTAATTGCACTTCAAGATTTTTATTGCAATTATATCAGTACCAGGCATTGCTCAGTGAGTGAGAGCATTTTGGAGGAATGTGCCTTCAACCCGCAATGTGGAAACTTAAAAAGACTATTAACATGTATTTATAGTCACATAACCTACTTAATAGTCCTGTGATTTGTTTTGAATGTTTTAATGAATCATGTGATTTAATACACGTGAATGGTGTTATGAACTACCATGCAACGGGTTGAAGGAGATTCCTTCAACCTagtttggaggaaaattttGCCCATAGTATAATTTATGTGCTTGCTGAATGTCTGCAGTTATCCTGACTGAGTTATAGCTTCCTTTGACCTTTGTGTTGATGTTTGTCATTATAGCCAAGCTATCCTCGTACTGAATGCATTCGGAAGGGTTGGGTGGCTCGTCAACTTGTCAAGTTAATAATATTTACAGGAGTTATGGGATTCATAATAGAACAAGTAAGCAGCTCTTCAttatttgaaacttgaatttcctgctctttcttttctttagaaaaattgCTAGAGATATTCTGACATGATTTTGTTGGTAATCCTGCAGTATATTAATCCTATTGTCAAGAATTCACAACATCCCTTGAAAGGGGACCTTTTATATGCCATAGAGAGGATTCTGAAGCTTTCAGTTCCAAATTTATACGTGTGGCTTTGCATGTTCTACTGCTTATTTCACCTCTGGTTTGTCTACTCTTTATTTCATAAAgccatatttcaattttttttagtgaatatCTTTTCTTAATGCGTAAATTTTTATCAAACTTTGGGGCCAATTTCTTTGGAAAAATTGGTCATAACCATACTTTTATGCTTGTGGGTGTATTATAGTGTAAATTGGAGTTCTGTAATTGATGGATTTGCGTGGTGTTCGCCTTGTGTAAAACCTGTACTCCCCCCAAAACAAgaacaagagataaatgaaaGAAGACAGGCTGATTTGATATACTCTTCTAAACTAGATGGAGATGTCATAttgacattttatatatatgctttGTGCAAAATGTTTATTATTAAGCTGCAAAActgtcatctctctctctctctcacacacacacacaaagtacTCACAGAGGGGTGccttattttaaaatcaagatGAGATTTATACACTTTATAAGCTTTTGATTATTGAGAATCATATTACTTTTGAGATTACCTTATTCTTAGCTGAAGCCTGCAATTTTAGGTTAAATATACTGGCTGAACTTCTTCAATTTGGTGATCGTGAGTTTTACAAAGATTGGTGGAATGCAAAAACGGTTGAAGaggtatcttttgtaacttgaAATTTGTGTTCCTTGGTTGTGTTTTTCTACAAGGCTATGTTGAAGAGAACCTGTAAACTATTTGTGTTTCTTGCATGGATCTCTGTGGGTGTCATCAGTATTGGAGAATGTGGAATATGGTAAGTTTCTTTTCTCAAGTTTCAGCTTTTATGTGTGCTAGTTACTTGTGAAGGTTCTCTTattttaagccaaaaaaaaaaaaaaaaatgtaggttcTCTTAGTTATTctttatttggtttttcttcACTCTCTATTGGAATGCCCATCCTGATAGGTTGcaaattttgaattctttattcatttatgatgttcttttttgtactttatATTAAGCCTGATAGGTATTGACTCTAAAAAAATGATCTTGAATAtcaatcttttattttctgaCAGAAAAAAGATTGTAGCATTTGGATGATGTGAAAATGTTTGAACAATAAGTTCAGTATGTTCACTGCAGGAACTGTTAGCAAAAAAGCAAGTGTTTTTGTGGTTTCGTATCtgttatttcatattttttgccaaatgttatgaatactgATTTCCTAATGTACTAGTGCActttagttgaaaaaaaaaaaaaaaaagaaagaaaaaaaaaagaaaaaggaaaaaacaacaagaagaagTGTTGTAATGATTTTTATCTGAAAGCAAGTGTAGTAATGattgatttgtttatatttCAGCCTGTTCATAAATGGATGATTCGCCATATCTATTTTCCATGCTTGCGGAATGGGATACCAAAGGTAATTGACCGATCTCACCTTAGATTGTAATTGGTGCTTGATGAACATATCTTGGCATGAAAGAATGTCTCTTTTTACAATGTTATTTATCTATGTATgatatctctttaattttttcattgttATTATCTTCTGGGatatttattgtttgatttaCAAGTCTCTCATAAGGGAAAAATATATGATAGTATCTCTGTTATGCGCCAATGATTACGAGATTCACAGCTTCACATCTAGTTACCTTAATGGCATTGTACTTGATATGGTTGATCTTCTCTCTACCATCCTTCAAAAGGCTGGATAGCAACACATGCTACTAACCACCTAGGCAATAGAGAAGGCTGGTTAATGTGGTTGATCTTGTTATCAGTTTTCCTAACAGTTcactagttatattttttgagaCAATTGTAGATACATcctttagggtctgtttggttgggaggTTGGAAAAGTGAGACTAGAAAATGTATGAagaatataaaatgttttaaatttcCCTCATGTGTATTTGGTAGAGAGGATGGAAGGTGAAAGGATAGAAAAGTTGGttgaatatatttaatatcactcCCTTATTACATTAGATAAGTGGCAAAATAGTAAATTTCATTCAAGAACTattttctctccacctttttcTCCAAATTTGGGAGCATGGCTTTTGGTGGGCTCAGGTGGAAAACTCCACCCACTCCCTTTTCTATCCTCCCTCATTTCCACAACACCAAAAATGGGCAAACTTCCATTTTCCATTAATATATTCTATTACGTATGTTGATCTTTGTTTTCTTAACATTAACATCCCTCTAAAGTTTTCTGGTACCTAAATCAAATTAAGACATCATGTGATTATATGAACGCTTTCAAACTTAAAAGGAATGTATGTAAGTAACCACTGTTCTTATCTGCTTCAATAAAGGTAGTGACTCTGATATTTTGCTTCATTGGTAATACTCctctatattatatttttggtcATCTATTTCGTTTTAGGGTGTCCAGAAAATTGGTTCTCTTGGAAAAGTCAATGAACAAAATATTGATAACTTTCCTAACGTAtcatttactttatttaaaaagttaacaTCCTATTTCATTTGAGTTTAAATTAAAGAGAATAGTTTtgaaactttatatatttttaattattatgtttCCTTAAAATGTTGGTTTTCCTAATCAGGACCAACAATATGGGATAGAGAGAGTAATTGTTGCGATTATGACAAAAACTTTAGTAACGTGAATGCTCTTTGTCCCACCTGTTGATACTTCATAGTCTTGAAATGTTTCttgatttaattatttgtttctgATTCAGGGAGTTGCCGTTGTAATTGCCTTCCTTGTTTCTGCGGTATTCCATGAGGTATGTTGTTTCCCCCCatccctctctttctttcttctccccTGATACCAGATTGCATGTTTCTAATAACAAATCTGTCTTTCAGCACTTTGTGGTAAAGGACATGGGAATAGGACTATGTTATTTGATATCTTACATCATAGTAGTTTGCAGTTGGTGTATGAAATAGATAATAATGGTTTTGCTCctgtctttaatttttattttatggtcaTGATAGTTTTTTTCCTCTCACATAAAAGCATGAACACTCAAATATTTCATCTttactgcttttttttttttttcctaggttTTTTATTCATGGGGAAAAAATCATAGTTGGATCTTAGGAGCCAAACCTAGAGCTTTTGACCCCTGGGACATCTATAATCAGAAACTATACAACAACAGCAAacccttagtcccaaaatttttggggtcaGCTATGAATTTTCAAAAGATTAGTTAGGATCGGCcatgtatattcttttcttctattttattcTATCCAAAATCATACTCTCCGTTACTTCTTGAATTGACATGtccttttttactatttatactAGTGCTATTtattttgtctttctctttgGCAAATGGTAAAGTTGCTAACATCGCCCATTCTCTCCTCAAAAAGTCAAATGGAAAAGGTTGCTGACATCAGAAACAATAGAGTCAtcctatttttcttgttttgtttgtcaGGTTTTTGGTTGTTATGTGCATGTTTTGAGAAGGGAagaagatataaattttttttttttttaaatggcaaTGAGAGTAGAGCTTTAAttactctaatatatatatagacggAAAGGAGACAAAATTAAGAGAAAGTGCATAGGCAATCTAACAATCCTGTACTGTGAAAAGGGTAGAACAAAGTTCATTGCCACAATATGACCACTAACCTTCTGAAAGATAGTAGCCAAACTTTTTTGAGTTAAAACTTTCCTTATGATGCTCAGCCATCAGAATCACTGCTGTAAAGTCATTTGTATGTGATTTTACCTGTAGGTTTAACCCATCTGCATGTTcaaacttttaaatatatatatatatatatatattttaaagatgGTAGCTTAATTTTTTGAGCTAGAACTTTCCTCATGGTGATCTGCCATTGTAATCACCACTGTGAGAAGTCACTTGAAGTGATTTACCCATAGGTTTAACCCATCTACATGCTTGCGCCCTTTGTATTCATGGTCAGATAAACTTGTCATTGTCAATAAGTAACTTATTTGCAGTTCATAGTTTTTGCGATGGAATTCGAGATATGCTTATTTAGTTATACATATCAACCCAAATCTGTGATGATTTCCTTGTTTAGTAGTTGTAGTGCTTCAAGCATGTCAATTTACTTGTGATGGAATGTAATTTTGTTTGATCTGTCTGCAGCTATGTATTGCTGTTCCATGTCACATATTCAAGTTTTGGGCATTTTTTGGAATTATGATTCAGGTAATAATATTATGACTTCTAATGTTTCACTTTTCTAGCTCCATTATTAGGATCATTGACCTTTATGTTAGAAGTTATATCCACAAATAGACGCCTATAAACAAAAACAGAGAGAAGAATATTGAGAGTGTTAATAGAATTAGGCATGTTCTATTACTGCACAACCTGTTGCTTGACATGAGGTTAATCAAAATTATTCCTGTGTTCTTTGCTTTCTTGAATAGGTTCCCCTGGTTCTGATAACTAACTACCTGCAGAATAAGTTCAGAAACTCAATGGTAAGCCAGTTTAGAAGAATTTTGTTCAACCTTATCTTAGCCCATATAATTTCTCAGCACCCAACTTCCTATGCCATTCAtctgatttatttatttccttttttggtctttttccttttatggcAGGTGGGAAATATGATCTTCTGGTTCATTTTCTGTATTCTTGGTCAACCTATGTGTGTGCTTCTTTACTACCATGACTTGATGAACAGAAAGGGGAAGCATGAATAAAACTAATGACCCCCACGTTGTCTTTCTGTGGATGAGATTACTCTGGAAGTAAACTGGCTGTAGATATGGTGCTTAACATTGTTCACTGTAGGGTAACCTCATTTTGCATCTGACATGATATGCTGATCTGgtttaaatttcatttcatgCCACTGCTTgcgggggagggggggggggggggggggtggggggggttGATTTCATCTTGAGCCGTATACATTTTCCTCTTGAGAGAGAGGattctttgttaattcaaattGGCTTTTGGAGCAATTTTGAAGAACAATGTACTAACAATGACTAATGCTACGGACGCTGTACTGGCTTATTTTGTTGGATAACTATTATATGGAAAATTGTAAATGATTTTGAGTTCAAAATATTGGTCTGAGTTTTCTCTGTGGatcttttaatttatagaaaagCATAATGGAATACTTGGAGAATAGAAATTCTAAGTTGAAGATGAAATCTATGAATATATCATATCGCTATTAGAAGTATAACGAATGGGCTGAACTGCTCGTGAGTGGGAGTGATTTAAACATTTCTTCCGACATGACTTGATAATACGATAATCACAACAATAGGAAAAGGGAATTCTGGTTCTCtttattgaattacaaattACAAGCCTCTTTTATGCATTTGTATGATAAAGTTTGCAGAAACTAATCCCACTATTCAAGTTTGACTAGAATTTGAGGTTACGAGTTACGACACCTAGGACTGGCTATTTTGACCTGGATTTGAGGTTTCCATAAATCAAGGAGTAAGATATTATTTTCTCCCTCCGGTTACAAGGTTTGCAATCTTGGATCTCGTAGCTGAGtagaatctcttttttttttcttttttggaatgtgttacttttctttctttttcacacCTGAAAATCCTATACTTGAGCAACAATTTCACCCACAATTCGACTTTCTTCAAGAGGTCTACAACTAGCTTAGAGTAGAGTTCAATCACCACTGTTGGAAGCTTGAGAGCAATACATAATCTAATGCCATCTTTAAGAGCCCAAAGTTCAGCTGCTACACTAGTTGTACTCCCGATTGCATGAGCAAAGCCCCTAACCCATTCACCCTTCTTGTTTCTAATAAGACCACCTCCACCAACCAGACCGAGATTACCCAAAGAGGAGCCATCTGTATTCAGCTTAAACCAATTAGGAGGAGGGCAATGCCATCGTACTCGAATTATGTGCTTGGTTCAAATCTGCTTCCCACTGATACCAAGATAGAGAAATTCTGTTGCTCTGGCCAAAGTAGCAGCTTTAAGGTTCTGATGGGTGTGAGATCTTTCAAAGACAATATTGTTTCGGTGAAGCCAAAGACTCTAGAGAGCAAAAGGAAATAGGATGCGCCATTCAATGCACGAAATAGTGCTGGTCTTGGAGCTTTGGCAGTTCAGCTTTAGCCAGCTAACTAGGTTAGCTCCATAGAACAAACTCCTATGAAATGGAGGATTAAGGGAGGTCCATAAGCTTTGTGACGTGGGGCAATCCCTTAAAGTGTGGATAATTGTTTCAGGAGCATTGTTACACATGGGGCAGAGAAAGGAACATCCATACCTCTTTTAGACAAAATGGCTCGAATCGGAATACTATGGTGGCAGCATTGCCAGAGAAAGCACTTAATCTTTGGTAAGGATTGCACTTTCCACACCCACTCCCCTCTGAACATTCGGTCTGCCTCATAGTTATCTTTACTATTAGCCGGGCGATATGCCTCCTTAAGCTTGAAATCACCACTGGGGGATGAAAACCATGAGAGTCGGTCTCCACTTTGGTTGGAAAAAGGTAAGGGGGTGGCCTTCATTTCCAGCTTGATGTATGAAGGGAACTCAAAAGATAATCCCTCCCAATTCCACCCAAAGAAACCAGAGATGTCTTTCACCATGAGATATTCCTCACTTTTGTTTAGAGGACTTGATATCAAGCTTCGCAAAGTGCCAGTGTTTAGCCACTTGTCAAACCAAAGAGATAAGAGACTATCCTTACCAGCTAACCATTTGAAACCTTTTGAAAATATGTCCTCTCATTTTTTAAGGCCAGCCCAGGTAGGGGAACAATAGGAAAAACTTGTTGAACTCCTTGAAGTTCTTCCACGTCTACGGTATTTGTTTGTCAACACTCTCACCCACAAGGACGAATTTTCCGCATGAAATCTCCAATTAAGCTTGGCTAACAGAGCAATATTTTTAGGTTTGGCTGCTTGAATGCCTAGACCACCTTCCTCTTTTGCTTTTGTGATTTTTTGCCAGCCAATGAGGTGTAGCTTCTTCTTGTTATCAATCAAGCCCCAAATAAAGTTTCTATTCAGCTTgtctattccttgaagaatttTGGGAGGCAAAGCAACACATTGCATCACATAGTTTGGGATGGTGGAGGTAACTAACTGAGTAAGGATAACTCTCCCTGCAAGAGACAGAAGGTTAGCCTTCCAACCTGCTAACTTGCTCTGGATACACTTCAAGATGAAACCAAAATCTTGCTGAACCCCCCTATGTTTTATGGGGAATCCCAAGTATTTTCTGAGGTTGGGGGTGGACTTGAATCCCAGCACATCACAAATGTCATTCCTCATTCTCTGGCCCACATTAGGAGAGAAATACACACGGGTGTTCTCGCCACTAATTTTTTGCCCAGAAAGATCACAGAAGGAATCCAAGACATCCTTAATGGCAACACAATTCTTCTGGTCAACTTTGGCAAATAACATTAGATCGTCAATGAAAAACAAGTGTGAGAAAGCTGGTCCACCTTGAGAAGCTTTCACAGGATTCCAAAGTTTCTCTCGACATTTACCCTCAATTAGCGCCCCAAGAACTTCCATGCATAAGATGAATAAGTAAGGCGATAAAGGGTCGCCCTGACGGATTCCTCTCGACAGCTGGAAGGCATCCAAGGCCCCCTCATTAAAGATGATGGAAATAGAAGATGTGGAGATGTAGCTCATAATCAGAGAAACCAAAAGGTTAGGGAATCGAAAAAACTTCAAGGTATCTCTAATAAAGCACCATTCAAGTCGATCGTAGACTTTTTCCAAATCGAGCTTGATTGCTATATACCTGTTCTGCCTTTCTTATTCGACATCGTGTGGATAAGCTCTTGGATTATTATGGCATTATCTAATCCCTTCCTCCCAGGAACAAAGGCTGATTGGAGTGGGGAGATTAAATCAGGCAGAAAGGGGCGGATCCTACCAACTATGATCTTAGTTACTATCTTATAAGTAGTATTACACAAGCTGATTGGGTGGAAATTAGATAAAGA
This DNA window, taken from Quercus robur chromosome 2, dhQueRobu3.1, whole genome shotgun sequence, encodes the following:
- the LOC126714195 gene encoding diacylglycerol O-acyltransferase 1, which encodes MAISDTPESTGTTATASVTTTTTTTTTTTTIPQVGSDVRRRPSATVVREVSDSTSKTSSPESSDNSAVRDDGESCDDDRNRSTAVIESAKPTTSGNGSGGGGGGDNKIGNVDDRGTDFAAVKLAYRPSAPAHRKNKESPLSSDAIFRQSHAGLFNLCIVVLVAVNSRLIIENLMKYGWLIRTGFWFSSRSLSDWPLFMCCLTLPIFPAASFIVEKLVQQKYISEPVVVLLHIIITTASVLYPVFVILRCDSAVLSGVTLMLFASIVWLKLVSYAHTSYDMRAIAKSNEKGDVLASTLNMDCSYCVDFKCLAYFMVAPTLCYQPSYPRTECIRKGWVARQLVKLIIFTGVMGFIIEQYINPIVKNSQHPLKGDLLYAIERILKLSVPNLYVWLCMFYCLFHLWLNILAELLQFGDREFYKDWWNAKTVEEYWRMWNMPVHKWMIRHIYFPCLRNGIPKGVAVVIAFLVSAVFHELCIAVPCHIFKFWAFFGIMIQVPLVLITNYLQNKFRNSMVGNMIFWFIFCILGQPMCVLLYYHDLMNRKGKHE